A DNA window from Solanum lycopersicum chromosome 3, SLM_r2.1 contains the following coding sequences:
- the LOC101248461 gene encoding protein DETOXIFICATION 21, with the protein MEGDDISEKLLSKVQVEENELKIKEKILIEWKKMWVIAAPAIFTRFSTFGVNVISQAFIGHIGSIELAAYALVITVLLRFGNGIILGMASGLETLCGQAYGAKQYHMLGIYLQRSWIVLTITGTLLLPIFIFTTPILRALGQEEAIAQEAGVISLWLIPVIYSFIASYSCQMFLQAQSKNMIITYLAVCTLAIHIFLCWLLTVKFKFGMTGAMTSTLLAYWLPNIGQLIYVTSGGCKETWKGFTSLAFKDLWPVIKLSFSSGAMLCLELWYNTILILLTGNLKNAMVQIDALAICLNINGWEMMISLGFLAAVCVRVSNELGRGSAKAARFSILTIVMTSFVIGFILFLFFLILRGRLAYIFTESEDVAEEVDRLSPLLAFSILLNSVQPVLSGVAVGAGWQSIVAYVNIGCYYLVGIPVGVVLGYVFKLQVRGVWIGMLFGVLAQTVVLLVITLKTDWDKQVLIAQERVKKYFVEAEPNSDSPNA; encoded by the exons ATGGAAGGTGATGATATTAGTGAGAAGCTGTTGAGTAAAGTTCAAGTGGAAGAGAATGAACTGAAGATTAAGGAGAAGATATTGATAGAGTGGAAGAAAATGTGGGTGATAGCTGCTCCTGCCATTTTTACTAGATTCTCGACGTTTGGAGTAAATGTGATTAGCCAGGCATTCATCGGTCACATTGGTTCTATTGAACTTGCAGCCTACGCGCTTGTCATCACTGTTCTCCTTAGATTTGGGAATGGCATTATCTTAGGAATGGCAAGTGGATTGGAAACACTTTGTGGACAAGCATATGGTGCTAAACAGTATCACATGTTAGGCATATATCTTCAAAGATCATGGATTGTCTTGACTATAACAGGAACTCTGCTTTTACCAATCTTTATTTTCACAACTCCTATTTTAAGAGCTTTAGGACAGGAAGAAGCTATAGCTCAAGAGGCAGGAGTTATTTCGTTATGGTTAATACCCGTGATTTATTCCTTCATTGCATCATATTCATGCCAAATGTTCTTACAAGCACAAAGTAAGAACATGATTATTACTTACTTAGCAGTATGTACTCTTGCCATCCATATCTTCCTCTGTTGGCTTTTAACGGTCAAATTCAAGTTTGGAATGACTGGCGCTATGACGTCTACACTCTTGGCATATTGGCTTCCTAATATTGGTCAGTTGATATATGTGACTTCTGGAGGCTGTAAAGAAACATGGAAGGGATTTACATCTTTGGCCTTTAAGGATCTCTGGCCTGTTATCAAGCTTTCTTTCTCTTCAGGTGCCATGCTCTG CCTTGAACTCTGGTACAACACTATACTCATTCTTCTTACAGGAAACCTCAAAAATGCTATGGTTCAGATTGATGCTCTTGCTATATG TCTTAACATCAATGGTTGGGAAATGATGATTTCACTTGGTTTCTTAGCTGCAGTATG TGTACGTGTATCAAACGAGCTGGGAAGAGGGAGTGCAAAAGCAGCAAGGTTTTCAATCTTGACAATAGTGATGACCTCATTTGTTATTGGCTTCATCCTGTTTCTCTTCTTCCTTATCTTGCGCGGACGCTTGGCCTATATATTCACAGAAAGTGAAGACGTGGCTGAAGAAGTTGACCGCTTATCTCCTTTATTAGCATTTTCTATACTTTTGAACAGTGTTCAACCAGTTCTCTCTG GTGTTGCTGTTGGAGCTGGATGGCAGAGTATAGTAGCATATGTTAACATTGGATGTTACTACTTGGTTGGCATTCCAGTTGGAGTTGTACTTGGTTATGTTTTCAAACTGCAAGTTAGA GGTGTTTGGATTGGAATGCTCTTTGGTGTTTTGGCACAAACTGTGGTGTTACTTGTCATCACTCTCAAAACTGATTGGGACAAACAg GTATTAATTGCTCAGGAGAGAGTGAAGAAGTACTTCGTAGAAGCTGAACCTAATAGTGATTCACCAAATGCTTGA